From the genome of Flavobacterium luteolum, one region includes:
- a CDS encoding LytR/AlgR family response regulator transcription factor — protein MKIAIVEDEHLASSYLKSILEQQDVLSIDAINVLKSVKEAVAFFSENKVDLAFMDIHLGDGKSLEIFEKADISCPVIFVTAYDSYAISVFKHFTIDYLLKPFEEEELLEALQKFKKIKDSFNSNATLRSLVAIENPESSKIQRHFLVNHGYKMISINENEISYFLATGKHLFIHIKSGNSYLYNSTLTDIINSLDPFNFFKINRKYIVSRDSIKEVIKHSNQKVELILTVPAAESDAIFISKKEINNFKNWLDQ, from the coding sequence ATGAAAATTGCTATTGTCGAAGACGAACATCTTGCTTCCAGCTATCTAAAATCTATTTTAGAACAGCAGGACGTTTTATCGATTGATGCAATCAACGTTTTAAAATCGGTTAAAGAAGCTGTAGCATTTTTTAGCGAAAACAAAGTAGATCTTGCCTTCATGGACATACATTTGGGCGACGGAAAAAGTCTTGAAATTTTCGAAAAAGCAGATATCTCCTGCCCTGTTATTTTTGTAACCGCTTACGATTCGTATGCCATTTCTGTTTTCAAACATTTTACAATCGACTATCTTTTAAAGCCATTTGAAGAAGAAGAATTGTTAGAAGCACTTCAGAAATTCAAAAAAATAAAAGATAGCTTTAACAGCAATGCTACACTTCGATCTTTAGTTGCAATCGAAAATCCTGAAAGCAGTAAAATACAGCGTCATTTCCTAGTAAATCACGGTTATAAAATGATTTCTATTAATGAAAACGAAATTTCGTATTTTCTAGCGACTGGAAAACATCTTTTTATTCATATAAAATCTGGAAACAGCTATTTGTACAATAGTACTTTGACTGATATAATAAATAGTCTCGACCCTTTCAACTTCTTCAAAATAAACCGAAAATATATCGTTAGCCGAGACAGCATTAAAGAAGTTATAAAACATTCTAATCAGAAGGTCGAATTGATTTTGACGGTTCCAGCAGCTGAATCTGACGCGATTTTTATCAGTAAAAAAGAAATCAATAACTTCAAAAATTGGCTGGATCAATAA
- the lpdA gene encoding dihydrolipoyl dehydrogenase gives MKYDVIVLGSGPGGYVTAIRASQLGFKTAVVEKENLGGVCLNWGCIPTKALLKSAQVFDYLKHASDYGLKVSEFDKDFPAVIQRSRGVAEGMSKGVQFLMKKNKIDVIEGFGKLKPGKKLDVTDKDNKVTEYSADHIIIATGARSRELPNLPQDGVKVIGYRQAMTLPTQPKSMIIVGSGAIGVEFAHFYNSMGTDVTIVEFMPNVVPVEDEDISKQFERSLKKSGIKVMTNSSVERIDTTGAGVKAFVKTAKGEEVLEADIVLSAVGIKTNIENIGLEEVGIAVDRDKILVNAYNETNIPGYYAIGDVTPGQALAHVASAEGINCVEKIKGLHVDPIDYGNVPGCTYATPEIASVGLTEKQAKEKGYELKIGKFPFSASGKAKAAGNADGFVKVIFDAKYGEWLGCHMIGAGVTDMIAEAVVARKLETTGHEILKSIHPHPTMSEAVMEAVADAYGEVIHL, from the coding sequence ATGAAATACGACGTTATTGTTTTAGGAAGTGGTCCTGGAGGATATGTAACAGCGATTAGAGCTTCACAATTAGGCTTTAAAACTGCTGTAGTAGAAAAAGAAAATCTAGGTGGAGTTTGCCTTAACTGGGGATGTATCCCAACAAAAGCGCTTTTAAAATCTGCTCAGGTTTTTGATTACCTTAAACACGCTTCTGACTACGGATTGAAAGTTTCTGAATTTGATAAAGATTTCCCTGCTGTTATTCAACGCAGCCGTGGTGTTGCTGAAGGAATGAGCAAAGGTGTTCAATTCTTAATGAAAAAAAACAAAATTGACGTTATTGAAGGTTTTGGAAAACTAAAACCAGGAAAAAAACTTGACGTTACTGATAAAGACAATAAAGTTACAGAATATAGCGCTGATCACATTATCATCGCAACTGGTGCTCGTTCTCGTGAGTTGCCAAACTTACCTCAAGATGGTGTAAAAGTAATTGGATACCGTCAAGCAATGACATTGCCAACTCAGCCAAAATCTATGATCATTGTTGGTTCTGGAGCAATTGGAGTTGAGTTCGCTCACTTCTACAACTCAATGGGAACAGATGTTACTATCGTAGAATTTATGCCAAACGTAGTTCCTGTAGAAGACGAAGATATCTCAAAACAATTTGAGCGTTCTTTGAAAAAATCAGGAATTAAAGTAATGACTAACTCTTCTGTTGAGCGTATCGACACAACTGGAGCTGGAGTTAAAGCTTTCGTTAAAACTGCAAAAGGAGAAGAAGTTCTAGAAGCTGACATCGTACTTTCGGCAGTTGGAATTAAAACAAACATTGAAAACATCGGATTAGAAGAAGTTGGAATCGCGGTAGACAGAGATAAAATCTTAGTAAACGCGTACAACGAAACTAACATTCCGGGATACTACGCAATTGGAGACGTTACTCCAGGTCAAGCTTTAGCTCACGTGGCTTCTGCTGAAGGAATTAACTGCGTAGAAAAAATTAAAGGTTTACACGTAGACCCAATCGATTACGGAAACGTTCCTGGTTGTACTTACGCAACTCCAGAAATCGCTTCTGTAGGTTTAACAGAAAAACAAGCAAAAGAAAAAGGTTACGAATTAAAAATTGGTAAATTCCCATTCTCAGCTTCTGGAAAAGCAAAAGCTGCTGGAAATGCTGACGGATTCGTAAAAGTAATTTTCGATGCTAAATACGGAGAATGGTTAGGATGCCACATGATTGGTGCTGGTGTTACAGATATGATTGCAGAAGCAGTTGTAGCTCGTAAACTAGAAACTACAGGTCATGAAATCCTTAAATCTATCCACCCTCACCCAACAATGAGCGAGGCTGTTATGGAAGCTGTAGCTGATGCTTACGGCGAAGTAATTCACTTGTAA
- a CDS encoding RagB/SusD family nutrient uptake outer membrane protein has product MKKFSKYIFLFVASIAVSSCDEYLDVTPIGKVIPETLPQFRAVLTTGYSIYPEHKALTSMRTDELVLNEDSDRTVSYRDIHIWKDGNPDQFTKFFPYDELYTTIFYTNVVINEASKKLDASPERDQLIGEAYALRALAYFDLVNLFGKPYNAATAPSDKSVPLALEIDLEQVFVPQTVEVIYNQIISDTNEAEKLINVSSQTKGINYRFSKVALYSLESRIYLYRQEWQKSLDAANKALAINSNLVNLNSTPIIPTKFDTAESILAIEVGYTTDIMESSFASPELINAYSKTTDLRFPLYFSTSGSNYIIEKGRFDENKCTIRTSELYLTKAETSVKLNNISDAKKTVLSFVKNRYSATGYTQLESEVNAMNAADLTNFILAERQREFVVEGQRWFDLRRTTQKQIVHTLKGQNYTLIQNDPRYTLIYPANARLNNPNL; this is encoded by the coding sequence ATGAAAAAATTCTCAAAATATATATTTCTTTTTGTCGCTTCGATTGCTGTCAGCAGTTGCGATGAATATCTAGATGTGACTCCTATCGGAAAAGTGATTCCAGAAACTTTACCACAATTTCGAGCTGTTTTAACTACAGGCTACTCCATCTATCCAGAACACAAAGCATTGACGTCTATGCGTACAGACGAATTGGTTTTAAATGAAGATAGTGACAGAACTGTATCTTATAGAGACATTCATATCTGGAAAGATGGAAACCCTGATCAGTTTACTAAGTTTTTTCCATATGATGAACTATACACTACGATTTTCTATACGAATGTAGTAATCAATGAAGCTTCAAAAAAACTGGATGCTTCTCCTGAAAGAGATCAATTAATTGGAGAAGCTTATGCACTTAGAGCTTTAGCTTATTTTGACTTGGTAAATCTTTTTGGAAAACCATACAATGCAGCAACAGCTCCTTCAGATAAATCAGTTCCGTTAGCTTTAGAAATCGACTTAGAGCAAGTTTTTGTTCCGCAAACTGTTGAAGTTATTTACAACCAAATTATTTCAGACACAAATGAAGCTGAAAAATTAATCAATGTAAGTTCTCAAACTAAAGGCATAAACTACCGCTTTTCTAAAGTTGCTTTGTACAGTTTAGAAAGCCGAATTTATCTTTATCGACAAGAATGGCAAAAATCTTTAGATGCTGCCAACAAAGCACTTGCTATAAACAGTAATCTAGTTAATTTAAATTCGACTCCTATTATTCCAACAAAGTTTGATACTGCAGAATCTATTTTAGCTATAGAAGTAGGATATACTACCGACATTATGGAATCTTCTTTTGCATCGCCAGAGTTGATTAACGCTTATAGCAAAACAACAGATTTGCGTTTTCCTCTTTACTTTTCAACTAGTGGAAGCAATTACATAATTGAAAAAGGAAGATTCGACGAGAACAAATGTACTATCAGAACTTCTGAATTGTATTTGACAAAAGCAGAAACATCTGTAAAACTCAACAATATCTCAGATGCTAAAAAGACTGTTTTAAGTTTTGTGAAAAACAGATATTCAGCAACAGGATACACACAACTTGAAAGCGAAGTAAACGCTATGAATGCAGCAGATCTGACCAACTTTATATTGGCAGAAAGACAACGTGAATTTGTTGTTGAAGGTCAACGTTGGTTTGATTTAAGAAGAACAACACAAAAACAGATTGTTCATACTCTAAAAGGACAAAATTATACTTTGATACAAAATGATCCGCGTTATACTCTTATTTACCCAGCAAACGCGAGATTGAACAACCCCAATCTATAA
- a CDS encoding NUMOD4 domain-containing protein: MPQNRFYPDEKFKEIEINASLQLRYAISNRGRLISFTDDIENGRILKGGLSDGYPTFRFKVKKDDKIVNKYLFLYKLVAQYFIPKESEEQTYVLHLDYNRANDDVRNLRWATKQEMMAHSRKSPRVIQAKKNLIEHNLKADGRKLTTTKVMLIKKILARPEQKTRLKMIAKQFGVSEMQIRRIASGENWGHVKI, translated from the coding sequence ATGCCACAAAATAGATTTTATCCTGATGAAAAATTCAAAGAAATAGAAATAAATGCCTCATTACAATTAAGATATGCCATTTCAAACAGGGGAAGACTAATAAGCTTTACCGACGATATTGAAAACGGACGCATCTTAAAAGGCGGTTTAAGCGACGGATATCCAACTTTCCGTTTTAAGGTTAAAAAAGACGATAAAATCGTAAATAAATATCTTTTCTTATACAAACTAGTTGCGCAATATTTTATTCCGAAAGAATCGGAAGAACAAACGTATGTACTGCATCTGGATTACAATAGAGCCAACGATGATGTAAGAAACTTGCGCTGGGCAACCAAACAAGAAATGATGGCGCACAGCCGTAAAAGTCCGCGCGTGATTCAGGCAAAGAAAAACTTAATTGAACACAACCTAAAAGCTGATGGGCGAAAATTAACCACTACAAAAGTGATGTTAATTAAAAAAATCCTTGCAAGACCAGAACAAAAAACACGTCTTAAAATGATTGCCAAACAATTCGGCGTAAGCGAAATGCAGATTAGAAGAATTGCCAGCGGAGAAAACTGGGGACACGTTAAGATTTAA